Proteins encoded within one genomic window of Arachis ipaensis cultivar K30076 chromosome B08, Araip1.1, whole genome shotgun sequence:
- the LOC107611829 gene encoding transcription repressor OFP14 produces MPKKVQKTLQDYLAKVKSPRHSSQNQSQKPFNSFSFFSSKNWIIAACKHPRTPSFAFDDSHGGGRGGNNSNNHKDDAATLADVDRFLYENFKSLYFREGEENEDYNTSNKRVDSSGQIQHDQGAKLIPMFDSLRLAETPRDLGGSNRFFVKTGLSGSLFLDDGLTRSGDDHHYAGSSSNSTVTNTDSSSNDENHHENEKLPENCIALLRSSSSPYEDFRRSMQDVVEARFKSHGKVIDWEFMEELLLSYLRLNEKKSHKFILNAFVDVTAAMRPNSEMTDPHPRSVRTVRFGRGVTKKTKEFTLEFGSSNS; encoded by the coding sequence ATGCCGAAGAAGGTTCAGAAAACCCTTCAAGACTACCTTGCCAAGGTTAAAAGCCCTCGCCATTCATCACAAAACCAGTCACAGAAACCGTTTAACTCGTTTTCATTTTTCTCCTCCAAAAACTGGATCATCGCAGCCTGCAAGCACCCAAGGACACCTTCTTTTGCCTTTGATGATTCTCACGGTGGTGGTCGCGGCGgcaacaacagcaacaaccaCAAAGACGATGCGGCCACCCTAGCCGACGTTGATCGCTTCCTCTACGAGAATTTCAAGTCTCTGTATTTCAGAGAAGGTGAAGAAAACGAAGACTACAACACCAGCAACAAAAGAGTAGACTCATCGGGACAGATCCAACACGATCAAGGTGCAAAACTAATACCGATGTTCGATTCATTGAGGTTGGCGGAAACACCACGCGACCTCGGTGGATCGAACAGATTCTTCGTGAAAACTGGTTTGTCGGGATCACTGTTCCTGGACGATGGTTTAACACGAAGTGGTGATGATCATCACTATGCAGGATCGAGCTCAAACTCAACTGTAACGAACACCGATTCATCCTCGAATGATGAGAATCATCATGAGAATGAGAAGCTCCCTGAGAATTGCATCGCTCTGCTGAGAAGCAGTTCGAGCCCGTACGAGGATTTTCGGCGCTCCATGCAGGACGTGGTGGAAGCGAGGTTCAAAAGCCATGGAAAGGTAATTGATTGGGAGTTCATGGAGGAGCTATTACTTTCTTACCTTAGGCTAAACGAGAAGAAGTCGCACAAGTTCATACTCAATGCCTTCGTGGATGTCACCGCTGCCATGCGTCCGAATTCTGAAATGACGGATCCCCATCCCCGGAGCGTTCGAACTGTTAGGTTTGGTAGGGGAGTAACGAAGAAGACCAAAGAATTTACCTTAGAATTTGGGTCCTCTAATTCATGA
- the LOC107614008 gene encoding regulator of telomere elongation helicase 1 isoform X1 has translation MPTYKIRGIDVDFPYEAYDSQIVYMDKVIQSLQENCNALLESPTGTGKTLCLLCATLAWRRSFGNFRFGLSMNASDKSEAKTEISPSSLPSSPPSQSESSGLPTIVYTSRTHSQIRQVIQELKRSSYRPKMIVLGSREQLCIHDKVKSLHGKTQTNACRALCQKRRGKQRCNHLPQVADYLKSNPHLGEEPVDIEDLVNIGKSFGPCPYYLSKELHKSVDIVFAPYNYLIDHAYRKSLQLSWSNSILIFDEAHNLEGICADAASFDLPSWLLTACISEAQKCVDLSIERREKSNDKSQNPDDFAILRALLLKLEKRIAQVPIESKELGYTKPGPYIYELLADLNITSKTFKKLSAIIAAASTLIEEDNQQKSTGTICRLDSIGEILDIVFKGGRTTHATYYRVHVREFEARTANGSKGNVSRTLSWWCFNPGIAMEEFHRLGVRSIILTSGTLSPMDSFAQELKLDFPIQLENPHVITPNQIWAGVVPVGPSGRIFNSSYRTRDSQEYRQELGNAIVNLARIVPDGLLVFFPSYYLLDQCIGCWKSLSNETSMSIWERICKHKKPVIEPRESSLFPSSIKDYISKLKDTSTSGAVFFAVCRGKVSEGLDFADHAGRAVVITGLPYATYTDPKVRLKREYLDQQSHPRGESFKVLTGDEWYNQQASRAVNQAVGRVIRHRHDYGAIIFCDERFAHPHRQSQVSRWIQPHIKCFSRFGEVVYTLTRFFRDVTIRGPTKLSLLEVDDGGNVGEITSADPYDDKFNVKKLLSPVATPVAESFSSKASLLGTRKGSTSFLGEIVPANRSSLASDDCNIVDCASSRDKCGRVFLGKKTGISQEHEFVDLTDTRQLGEKSKDTLIAPCSVKKRRFITGEYNLQQHFRDSHEPSSGSGELQCKDEGTFQKRSLEIDSQRGDLPGDSAPSASNETQGSAFLAQVREKLSASEYIDFVGYMKALKTKAMKIGEVLQCICRLFSGPERLPLLKRFKDYIPAKYHSLYEHYVGEKKLVEG, from the exons ATGCCAACGTACAAGATCAGGGGAATCGACGTCGATTTCCCGTACGAAGCCTACGATTCGCAGATCGTTTACATGGACAAAGTCATCCAATCCCTTCAGGAG AACTGCAATGCACTGTTGGAGAGTCCCACAGGAACTGGTAAAACGTTGTGTCTTCTCTGTGCTACCTTGGCGTGGCGCAGGAGTTTCGGAAATTTCAGATTTGGTTTGAGCATGAACGCCAGTGATAAGTCCGAGGCTAAAACCGAGATTTCGCCTTCGTCCCTGCCATCGTCCCCGCCCTCGCAATCTGAGTCCTCAGGTTTACCTACAATAGTATATACTTCGCGCACTCACAGCCAGATCCGTCAGGTGATTCAAGAGCTGAAACGATCGTCTTACAG GCCTAAGATGATAGTATTAGGATCTAGGGAGCAGCTTTGCATTCATGATAAAGTGAAGTCACTTCACGGGAAAACACAAACAAATGCTTGTCGAGCACTCTGCCAAAAGCGTAGAGGGAAGCAACGATGCAATCATTTACCTCAAGTTGCTG ATTACTTGAAGAGCAATCCTCATCTTGGAGAAGAACCTGTAGATATTGAGGATTTGGTCAATATTGGCAAGAGTTTTGGGCC GTGTCCTTATTATTTATCAAAGGAGCTCCATAAGTCTGTGGATATAGTATTTGCTCCATACAACTATCTTATTGATCATGCGTATAGAAAATCTCTGCAACTTTCATGGAGCAATAGCATACTCATATTTGATGAAGCTCACAACCTT GAAGGCATATGTGCTGATGCAGCCTCCTTTGATTTGCCTTCGTGGCTTCTAACAGCTTGCATTTCTGAGGCTCAAAAATGTGTTGACCTTTCaatagaaagaagagaaaaatcaaATGATAAGTCACAGAATCCAGATGATTTTGCAATCCTTAGAG CacttcttctaaaacttgaaAAGCGGATTGCTCAGGTGCCTATCGAATCAAAGGAGTTGGGATACACCAAACCTGGGCCTTATATATATGAACTGCTAGCTGATCTTAACATCACTTCCAAGACTTTTAAAAAGCTTTCCGCGATAATTGCTGCTGCTTCAACCCTTATTGAGGAGGATAACCAGCAGAAATCAACTGGTACCATCTGCAGGTTGGATAgcattggtgaaattcttgacaTTGTTTTCAAGGGTGGAAGAACTACTCATGCTACATACTATCGA GTTCATGTGCGGGAGTTCGAAGCTAGGACTGCCAATGGATCTAAAG GAAATGTGTCAAGGACACTCAGCTGGTGGTGTTTTAATCCTGGAATAGCCATGGAAGAATTTCATAGGTTGGGAGTCAGGTCTATTATATTGACATCAGGGACATTATCCCCCATGGATTCTTTTGCTCAGGAACTGAAACT AGATTTCCCCATTCAGCTGGAAAATCCACATGTAATAACCCCAAATCAGATATGGGCTGGAGTTGTACCAGTTGGTCCTTCAGGACGTATTTTTAACTCCTCCTACCGCACTCGCGATTCTCAAGAGTACAGGCAGGAACTTGGAAATGCAATTG TAAATTTGGCCCGAATTGTTCCTGATGGACTTCTTGTATTCTTCCCCTCTTACTACCTTCTGGACCAATGCATTGGGTGCTGGAAAAGCTTG agtAATGAAACTTCAATGTCCATATGGGAGAGAATTTGCAAACACAAAAAACCAGTTATAGAACCTAGGGAATCTTCATTATTTCCCTCATCAATCAAG gaTTACATATCTAAGTTGAAAGACACCTCCACATCTGGAGCAGTTTTCTTTGCTGTTTGTCGTGGTAAG GTAAGTGAAGGATTAGATTTTGCGGATCATGCTGGACGAGCTGTGGTAATTACTGGTTTGCCATATGCTACATATACTGATCCTAAG GTTCGTCTAAAACGTGAATACTTGGATCAGCAATCTCATCCACGCGGAGAATCATTCAAG GTTTTAACTGGAGATGAGTGGTATAACCAACAAGCCTCCCGAGCTGTGAATCAAGCTGTTGGACGTGTCATTCGTCATCGACATGACTATGGAGCAATTATTTTCTGTGATGAAAG GTTTGCACATCCACATCGTCAGTCCCAAGTCTCTCGATGGATACAACCTCACATCAAG TGTTTCTCAAGATTTGGAGAAGTTGTTTATACACTAACCCGGTTTTTCCGAGATGTAACAATCCGTGGACCTACAAAGCTATCATTATTAGAGGTTGATGATGGGG GAAATGTGGGAGAAATTACATCAGCTGATCCCTATGATGATAAATTTAATGTCAAAAAACTTCTCTCACCTGTG GCTACACCAGTGGCTGAAAGTTTTTCTTCAAAAGCTTCTTTACTTGGTACTAGAAAAGGCAGTACTTCATTCCTTGGAGAAATTGTACCTGCTAATCGATCATCTCTGGCGTCTGATGATTGCAACATTGTAGATTGTGCAAGTTCAAGAGATAAATGTGGCAGAGTTTTTCTTGGAAAGAAGACTGGGATATCACAAGAACATGAATTTGTTGATTTGACTGATACTCGTCAACTGGGTGAAAAATCAAAGGATACGCTGATAGCACCTTGTTCAGTCAAGAAACGTAGATTTATAACAGGAGAGTACAACCTGCAGCAACATTTTAGAGATTCTCACGAGCCTTCATCTG GTAGCGGAGAATTGCAATGTAAGGATGAAGGGACCTTCCAAAAGAGAAGTCTGGAGATCGATAGTCAAAGAGGTGATCTTCCTGGTGATTCTGCACCTTCTGCTAGTAATGAAACCCAAGGATCAGCATTCCTTGCTCAG GTTCGAGAGAAGCTCAGTGCTTCAGAATATATAGACTTTGTGGGTTATATGAAGGCACTAAAGACCAAAGCAATGAAGATCGGTGAAGTTTTGCAGTGCATTTGTAGACTGTTCTCAGGACCCGAGAGACTACCTCTACTTAAAAG GTTTAAGGATTACATCCCAGCAAAATATCATTCCTTGTATGAGCATTATGTTGGGGAGAAAAAGTTAGTGGAAGGCTAA
- the LOC107612554 gene encoding heat shock 70 kDa protein 14: MSVVGFDFGNESCIVAVARQRGIDVVLNDESKRETPAVVCFGDKQRFIGTAGAASTMMNPKNSISQIKRLIGRQFSDPELQRDLKSLPFTVTEGPDGFPLIHARYLGESKAFTPTQVMAMVLSNLKEIAEKNLNAAVVDCCIGIPVYFTDLQRRAVMDAATIAGLHPLRLLHETTATALAYGIYKTDLPESDTLNVAFVDVGHASMQVCIAGFKKGQLKVLAHSYDRSLGGRDFDEVLFHHFAAKFKEEYKIDVLQNARASLRLRAACEKLKKVLSANPEAPLNIECLMDEKDVRGFIKREEFEQLSIPILERVKRPLEKALAEAGLTVENIHMVEIVGSGSRVPAINKILTDFFKKDPRRTMNASECVARGCALQCAILSPTFKVREFQVNESFPFSISLSWKGSGPDAQDSGPDSKQSTIVFPKGNPIPSIKALTFYRPGTFTVEVQYDDVSELQIPAKISTYTIGPFQSTKVEKAKIKVRVRLNLHGIVSVESATLIEEEEIEIPVSKDTKMETDEAAAAPPSSTDNDVNMQDAKTTTDANATTGADAAGENGVPEAGDKPVQMETDNKVEAPKKKVKKTTIPVAEVVYGALAPVDVQKAVEKEFEMALQDRVMEETKDKKNAVEAYVYDMRNKLNDKYQEFVTDSEKEAFTAKLQEVEDWLYEDGEDETKGVYIAKLDELKKQGDPVEERYREYTERGAVIDQLIYCINSYREAAMSSDPKFDHIELEEKQKVLNECVEAENWLREKQQQQDILPKYATPVLLSAEIRKKAEAVDRFCKPIMTKPRPAKPATPEAPATPPPQGGEQQQPPENANASASPNQNAGDSGNNQAPPEAGEPMETDKSENTSSA, from the exons ATGAGCGTGGTTGGTTTTGATTTTGGTAATGAGAGCTGCATTGTTGCCGTTGCAAGGCAGAGGGGGATTGATGTCGTGCTCAATGATGAGTCCAAGCGTGAAACTCCTGCAGTTGTATGCTTTGGTGACAAACAACGGTTCATTGGGACAGCTGGGGCTGCATCTACGATGATGAACCCGAAGAATTCAATCTCACAGATAAAGCGGTTAATCGGCAGACAATTTTCGGATCCTGAACTGCAACGAGATCTGAAGTCATTGCCCTTCACAGTTACTGAAGGGCCTGATGGGTTTCCATTAATCCATGCACGATACTTGGGTGAATCTAAAGCATTTACACCTACCCAAGTCATGGCAATGGTGTTGTCAAATCTTAAAGAGATTGCCGAGAAAAACCTAAATGCAGCTGTAGTTGATTGTTGCATTGGTATTCCAGTTTATTTTACTGATCTTCAAAGGAGGGCAGTCATGGATGCTGCTACTATTGCTGGTTTGCATCCACTTCGTCTGCTTCATGAAACAACAGCAACTGCTTTGGCCTATGGAATTTACAAAACAGATCTTCCTGAAAGTGATACACTGAATGTTGCATTTGTTGATGTTGGGCATGCTAGCATGCAAGTCTGCATTGCTGGTTTTAAAAAAGGGCAGCTGAAAGTGTTGGCTCATTCATATGACAGGTCTTTAGGGGGTAGGGATTTTGACGAAGTTCTGTTTCATCACTTTGCTGCCAAATTTAAAGAGGAATATAAAATTGATGTTTTACAGAATGCAAGAGCTTCATTAAGGCTGAGGGCTGCATGTGAGAAGCTCAAGAAGGTACTTAGTGCAAATCCAGAAGCACCTCTGAATATCGAGTGCTTAATGGATGAGAAGGATGTCAGGGGCTTTATCAAACGTGAGGAGTTTGAGCAACTAAGTATTCCAATTTTGGAACGTGTGAAGAGACCTTTGGAGAAGGCACTTGCAGAAGCAGGACTTACAGTTGAGAATATACACATGGTCGAGATAGTTGGTTCAGGTTCTAGAGTACCAGCCATAAACAAAATCTTAACAGACTTTTTCAAAAAGGATCCTAGAAGGACAATGAATGCTAGTGAATGTGTAGCCAGGGGATGTGCATTGCAGTGTGCAATTCTTAGTCCAACATTTAAAGTAAGAGAGTTCCAG GTCAATGAAAGCTTTCCCTTCTCAATCTCTCTTTCGTGGAAAGGTTCTGGTCCAGATGCACAAGATAGTGGACCAGATAGTAAGCAAAGCACCATTGTTTTCCCCAAGGGAAATCCTATACCAAGTATCAAGGCTTTGACATTTTATAGGCCAGGGACCTTTACTGTTGAAGTACAATATGATGATGTCAGTGAGTTGCAAATACCTGCTAAGATCAGCACATATACT ATTGGCCCATTTCAATCTACCAAAGTTGAAAAGGCTAAAATTAAAGTTAGAGTGCGACTGAATCTACATGGAATTGTATCTGTTGAGTCTGCAACT CTCATTGAGGAGGAAGAGATTGAGATTCCAGTTTCCAAAGATACCAAGATGGAAACTGATGAAGCAGCTGCTGCACCTCCTAGCTCGACTGATAATGATGTTAATATGCAAGATGCCAAGACAACAACAGATGCCAATGCAACCACAGGTGCTGATGCCGCAGGTGAAAATGGTGTTCCGGAGGCAGGAGACAAGCCTGTTCAGATGGAGACTGATAACAAG GTTGAGGCTCCaaagaagaaagtaaagaaaactacCATTCCTGTGGCAGAGGTGGTTTATGGAGCACTGGCACCTGTGGATGTCCAGAAGGCTGTAGAGAAGGAGTTTGAAATGGCTTTGCAAGATCGAGTGATGGAGGAAACAAAGGACAAGAAAAATGCTGTGGAGGCTTATGTTTATGACATGAGAAACAAG CTTAATGACAAATACCAAGAGTTTGTCACCGACTCGGAGAAGGAAGCTTTTACTGCTAAACTTCAGGAGGTGGAAGACTGGTTATACGAGGATGGTGAAGATGAAACCAAAGGTGTATACATTGCCAAACTCGATGAACTTAAGAAG CAAGGAGATCCGGTTGAAGAACGATACAGAGAATACACGGAGAGGGGTGCAGTAATTGATCAGCTCATCTACTGTATAAATAGTTACAGAGAAGCTGCAATGTCAAGTGATCCCAAGTTTGATCACATCGAACTTGAGGAGAAACAGAAG GTCCTAAATGAATGTGTAGAGGCTGAGAACTGGCTTCGGGAgaagcagcagcagcaggacATTCTTCCAAAATATGCAACCCCTGTGCTGCTGTCAGCTGAAATAAGAAAGAAAGCTGAGGCCGTTGATAG GTTCTGTAAGCCAATAATGACTAAACCCAGACCGGCAAAGCCAGCAACACCAGAAGCACCAGCAACTCCCCCACCTCAGGGTGGCGAACAGCAGCAACCACCGGAGAATGCCAATGCCAGTGCCAGTCCAAATCAGAATGCAGGGGACAGTGGGAACAATCAGGCCCCGCCGGAGGCCGGAGAACCAATGGAGACTGATAAATCGGAGAACACAAGCTCTGCGTAA
- the LOC107614008 gene encoding regulator of telomere elongation helicase 1 isoform X2, which produces MPTYKIRGIDVDFPYEAYDSQIVYMDKVIQSLQENCNALLESPTGTGKTLCLLCATLAWRRSFGNFRFGLSMNASDKSEAKTEISPSSLPSSPPSQSESSGLPTIVYTSRTHSQIRQVIQELKRSSYRPKMIVLGSREQLCIHDKVKSLHGKTQTNACRALCQKRRGKQRCNHLPQVADYLKSNPHLGEEPVDIEDLVNIGKSFGPCPYYLSKELHKSVDIVFAPYNYLIDHAYRKSLQLSWSNSILIFDEAHNLEGICADAASFDLPSWLLTACISEAQKCVDLSIERREKSNDKSQNPDDFAILRALLLKLEKRIAQVPIESKELGYTKPGPYIYELLADLNITSKTFKKLSAIIAAASTLIEEDNQQKSTGTICRLDSIGEILDIVFKGGRTTHATYYRVHVREFEARTANGSKGNVSRTLSWWCFNPGIAMEEFHRLGVRSIILTSGTLSPMDSFAQELKLDFPIQLENPHVITPNQIWAGVVPVGPSGRIFNSSYRTRDSQEYRQELGNAIVNLARIVPDGLLVFFPSYYLLDQCIGCWKSLSNETSMSIWERICKHKKPVIEPRESSLFPSSIKDYISKLKDTSTSGAVFFAVCRGKVSEGLDFADHAGRAVVITGLPYATYTDPKVRLKREYLDQQSHPRGESFKVLTGDEWYNQQASRAVNQAVGRVIRHRHDYGAIIFCDERFAHPHRQSQVSRWIQPHIKCFSRFGEVVYTLTRFFRDVTIRGPTKLSLLEEMWEKLHQLIPMMINLMSKNFSHLWLHQWLKVFLQKLLYLVLEKAVLHSLEKLYLLIDHLWRLMIATL; this is translated from the exons ATGCCAACGTACAAGATCAGGGGAATCGACGTCGATTTCCCGTACGAAGCCTACGATTCGCAGATCGTTTACATGGACAAAGTCATCCAATCCCTTCAGGAG AACTGCAATGCACTGTTGGAGAGTCCCACAGGAACTGGTAAAACGTTGTGTCTTCTCTGTGCTACCTTGGCGTGGCGCAGGAGTTTCGGAAATTTCAGATTTGGTTTGAGCATGAACGCCAGTGATAAGTCCGAGGCTAAAACCGAGATTTCGCCTTCGTCCCTGCCATCGTCCCCGCCCTCGCAATCTGAGTCCTCAGGTTTACCTACAATAGTATATACTTCGCGCACTCACAGCCAGATCCGTCAGGTGATTCAAGAGCTGAAACGATCGTCTTACAG GCCTAAGATGATAGTATTAGGATCTAGGGAGCAGCTTTGCATTCATGATAAAGTGAAGTCACTTCACGGGAAAACACAAACAAATGCTTGTCGAGCACTCTGCCAAAAGCGTAGAGGGAAGCAACGATGCAATCATTTACCTCAAGTTGCTG ATTACTTGAAGAGCAATCCTCATCTTGGAGAAGAACCTGTAGATATTGAGGATTTGGTCAATATTGGCAAGAGTTTTGGGCC GTGTCCTTATTATTTATCAAAGGAGCTCCATAAGTCTGTGGATATAGTATTTGCTCCATACAACTATCTTATTGATCATGCGTATAGAAAATCTCTGCAACTTTCATGGAGCAATAGCATACTCATATTTGATGAAGCTCACAACCTT GAAGGCATATGTGCTGATGCAGCCTCCTTTGATTTGCCTTCGTGGCTTCTAACAGCTTGCATTTCTGAGGCTCAAAAATGTGTTGACCTTTCaatagaaagaagagaaaaatcaaATGATAAGTCACAGAATCCAGATGATTTTGCAATCCTTAGAG CacttcttctaaaacttgaaAAGCGGATTGCTCAGGTGCCTATCGAATCAAAGGAGTTGGGATACACCAAACCTGGGCCTTATATATATGAACTGCTAGCTGATCTTAACATCACTTCCAAGACTTTTAAAAAGCTTTCCGCGATAATTGCTGCTGCTTCAACCCTTATTGAGGAGGATAACCAGCAGAAATCAACTGGTACCATCTGCAGGTTGGATAgcattggtgaaattcttgacaTTGTTTTCAAGGGTGGAAGAACTACTCATGCTACATACTATCGA GTTCATGTGCGGGAGTTCGAAGCTAGGACTGCCAATGGATCTAAAG GAAATGTGTCAAGGACACTCAGCTGGTGGTGTTTTAATCCTGGAATAGCCATGGAAGAATTTCATAGGTTGGGAGTCAGGTCTATTATATTGACATCAGGGACATTATCCCCCATGGATTCTTTTGCTCAGGAACTGAAACT AGATTTCCCCATTCAGCTGGAAAATCCACATGTAATAACCCCAAATCAGATATGGGCTGGAGTTGTACCAGTTGGTCCTTCAGGACGTATTTTTAACTCCTCCTACCGCACTCGCGATTCTCAAGAGTACAGGCAGGAACTTGGAAATGCAATTG TAAATTTGGCCCGAATTGTTCCTGATGGACTTCTTGTATTCTTCCCCTCTTACTACCTTCTGGACCAATGCATTGGGTGCTGGAAAAGCTTG agtAATGAAACTTCAATGTCCATATGGGAGAGAATTTGCAAACACAAAAAACCAGTTATAGAACCTAGGGAATCTTCATTATTTCCCTCATCAATCAAG gaTTACATATCTAAGTTGAAAGACACCTCCACATCTGGAGCAGTTTTCTTTGCTGTTTGTCGTGGTAAG GTAAGTGAAGGATTAGATTTTGCGGATCATGCTGGACGAGCTGTGGTAATTACTGGTTTGCCATATGCTACATATACTGATCCTAAG GTTCGTCTAAAACGTGAATACTTGGATCAGCAATCTCATCCACGCGGAGAATCATTCAAG GTTTTAACTGGAGATGAGTGGTATAACCAACAAGCCTCCCGAGCTGTGAATCAAGCTGTTGGACGTGTCATTCGTCATCGACATGACTATGGAGCAATTATTTTCTGTGATGAAAG GTTTGCACATCCACATCGTCAGTCCCAAGTCTCTCGATGGATACAACCTCACATCAAG TGTTTCTCAAGATTTGGAGAAGTTGTTTATACACTAACCCGGTTTTTCCGAGATGTAACAATCCGTGGACCTACAAAGCTATCATTATTAGAG GAAATGTGGGAGAAATTACATCAGCTGATCCCTATGATGATAAATTTAATGTCAAAAAACTTCTCTCACCTGTG GCTACACCAGTGGCTGAAAGTTTTTCTTCAAAAGCTTCTTTACTTGGTACTAGAAAAGGCAGTACTTCATTCCTTGGAGAAATTGTACCTGCTAATCGATCATCTCTGGCGTCTGATGATTGCAACATTGTAG
- the LOC107612555 gene encoding trihelix transcription factor ASIL1, translated as MDDIEDDARYPPNHYSDNHSQVYDYQELDMRGSSYSQPVPNEYPQDNNDVDEEDEEQLGEDEDDGIDQRNGFRISQKDADDNDDGEGDTDGDGDGNNHDDNQKIRNNFRLSQKDNNDDEEGDTDGDGNENDDDNNEGNDDNDNSHGNKIEDGLEWHPKKQKLKSLVSTYELAPRVPAPSTVATSSPKPSSGGRNSLTDWTEHETFVLLDAWGDRFLQRERKSLRSDEWHEVAAEVSKVSKIDRTDTQCRNRIDTLKKKYKKEIMKFPAMGVGSSKWLYFERMNKLMSPPPQQTSLSCEMQSQKHAVINSRVNLNHPNGVDKTRNSPETTESTSEDGSIGARGKKRKKRRCNDGACSFRLLADSIHKFSKIYEKIENSKRQQMVELERMRMDLHKELETQKRQILERMQSKIWKLEQGDDENDDSAENGM; from the coding sequence ATGGATGACATTGAGGATGATGCAAGGTATCCCCCAAACCATTATAGCGATAATCATAGCCAAGTTTATGATTATCAGGAACTTGACATGAGGGGTTCTTCATATTCTCAGCCAGTTCCAAATGAATATCCACAAGATAATAATGATGTGGATGAAGAAGATGAGGAGCAGttaggagaggatgaagatgatgGTATAGATCAAAGAAATGGTTTTAGGATTTCCCAAAAGGATGCTGATGACAATGATGACGGGGAAGGTGACACGGACGGAGATGGAGATGGCAATAATCATGATGATAACCAGAAAATTCGTAACAATTTTCGGCTTTCCCAGAAGGATaacaatgatgatgaggaaggtgACACAGATGGTGATGgcaatgagaatgatgatgataataatgaagGTAATGATGATAACGATAACAGTCATGGCAATAAGATTGAAGATGGTTTGGAGTGGCACCCAAAAAAGCAAAAGCTGAAGAGTTTGGTATCTACCTATGAACTTGCACCTCGGGTGCCAGCCCCATCAACTGTGGCTACCTCATCTCCTAAACCATCTTCAGGTGGTAGGAATTCACTTACCGACTGGACTGAGCATGAGACATTTGTTCTTCTTGATGCTTGGGGTGACCGGTTTCTTCAACGCGAAAGGAAGAGTCTTCGCTCTGATGAATGGCATGAAGTTGCAGCCGAAGTATCAAAGGTTTCAAAAATTGATAGGACAGATACTCAGTGTAGAAATCGTATTGATACATtgaagaaaaaatacaaaaaggagATCATGAAGTTTCCTGCAATGGGTGTTGGAAGTAGCAAATGGCTTTATTTCGAAAGGATGAATAAGCTAATGtctcctccaccacagcaaacaAGTCTCTCCTGTGAAATGCAATCACAAAAGCATGCCGTTATTAACTCAAGAGTTAATTTGAACCATCCAAATGGAGTAGATAAGACGAGGAATAGTCCTGAGACTACAGAATCTACTAGCGAAGACGGTTCAATTGGGGCTCgtggaaagaaaaggaagaaaagaagatgcaATGATGGAGCTTGTTCATTCAGATTGCTAGCTGATTCCATTCATAAGTTCAGTAAGATATACGAGAAGATTGAAAATAGTAAAAGGCAGCAGATGGTGGagctggaaaggatgaggatggaTTTGCATAAGGAATTGGAGACACAGAAAAGGCAGATTTTGGAGAGAATGCAGAGTAAGATTTGGAAACTAGAGCAGGGAGATGACGAGAATGATGATTCTGCTGAAAATGGTATGTGA
- the LOC107610314 gene encoding uncharacterized protein LOC107610314 produces the protein MLLTVRVHNAGVYSLDFGGVDVAVSYRGRRLGHVISEHGHVSARGSSYVDADVEFAGIAVVPEMMLFLEDLAKGAIPFFTVSQVNGQMGLAFFHFPIQAKLSCEVLVSTVNQTIIHQHCLHECIDDNTKEEKEEKGKPKNIVEEDQEGKEEVSDEFFNGGSFPI, from the exons ATGCTCCTCACCGTGAGAGTGCACAACGCCGGCGTGTACTCCCTCGATTTCGGAGGGGTTGACGTGGCGGTGTCTTACAGAGGGAGGAGGCTGGGGCACGTGATATCGGAGCACGGTCACGTGAGTGCCAGGGGATCGTCCTACGTGGACGCTGACGTGGAATTCGCGGGAATCGCGGTGGTGCCTGAGATGATGCTGTTTCTAGAAGACCTTGCAAAGGGTGCAATTCCCTTCTTTACGGTTTCTCAGGTCAACGGTCAAATGGGCCTTGCCTTCTTTCACTTCCCCATTCAG GCAAAACTATCATGTGAAGTATTGGTGAGTACAGTAAACCAGACAATTATTCACCAACATTGTCTCCATGAG TGCATTGATGACaacacaaaagaagaaaaagaagaaaagggcaAGCCTAAGAACATTGTGGAGGAAGATCAAGAGGGAAAAGAGGAGGTTTCTGATGAGTTCTTCAACGGTGGTTCATTTCCAATATGA